The Deinococcus betulae genomic interval GTCAGGCTTGAGATTTTGTTCATGCTAGGCTGGTTCTTATGCGTTCGCGCGGCGCCGTTCTCTCGACCTTGCCTTTGACCGTGGCCGCTTTGCTTGTTGCTGGGTTTCTGTTGACGCCGGGGCTGCGTGCGCCCAGCGCCGCCGTGCCGTACCCTACCCTGGTGGTGCTGGGCGCGGCGCAGTATGCCGGACACCCCAGCCCCGCCTTTCAGCGCCGCCTGGACCACGCCCTGAAGCTGTACCGGGCCGGCGGCGTGCGCGCGGTGGTGGTCACCGGAGGCCGCCGCCCCGGCGACCCCTATACCGAGGGCGGAGTCGGTACGGCGTACCTGAACGAACATGGGGTGCCGGGCCGCGCCCTGATTGCCGAAACGCGCAGCCGCACCACCATTGAGAACCTGCGCAATGCCCGCACCTCCCTGCCGCCGCGTACGCCGGTCACGCTGGTCACCGATGAAGCGCACGCCCCACGTGCCCTGGCCCTGGCCCGCGCGCTGGGCCTGGAAGCCAACGTCAGCGCCAGCCCTCTGAGCACGCAGGTGAGCCGGGTGTACCTGCTGCGGGAGAAGCTGGCGCTGATGGGCTACGCGCTGCTGGGCATTTAAGGGGTGGGGGTGCAGCAGTTGTCGGGGGAGGGGAGAAGAGGAATGGACGCCCGGGCTGAGCAGGTGCCTTTCCTCGTCTTCCCAGGGCTTACCTACCGCCGGAGCCGCCTCGTCACTGCGGCCACCTCAGGGAGCTTGAGGACCAAGGCGCCGGCCAGGTAGGCCCCCAGGCCCACGCCACCGGCCACCACCAGGCCCAGGATGCCCTGCACGATAAAGCCAGGATCAGGCAAGACTCGCGCCACCAGCCAGGCCAGGCCGCCCGCCGCCGTCGCCAGCGGCACCACCCGCGCGAGGTGCCCGGCGATTTCTCGGCCCGGAAAGCCCACGGCGCGGCGGTACAGGACAGTCAGGGCGCCCGCCATCAGCACCCCGCTGAGCGTGGTGGCCAGGCCAAAGCCCATCAGCCCCAGCGCCGGCACCAGCAGGCGGTACAGCCCGACCTCCAGCACAAAGCCGATGGCGCTCACCGTGACGGCTTCGCGGGTGCGTTCGCGGGCGTAGAAGGTGCGCAGCAGCACGGTGACCAGTGCCCAGGGCACCAGCGCCAGCGCCCAACCGGTCAGAATGCCGCTGCCCGCTGCAAATTTGTCCAGTTCTTCAGGCAGGCGCGGCACTTCCAGATTAATCACACTGATGGCGTAAGGGGCCAGAACAACCATCAGCGCGCTCATGGGCGCCGCCAGAAACGTGGTGGTGCGGATGGTCTGGGCCGTGAGCTGCTTGAAAAGCGTCCAGTCTCCTTTGGCGGCCGCCTCGGAGAAGCGGGGAAAGACCGCCAGCACCGGTGAAACGATAAAAAGGCCATTGACCATGGTGAATAGTGCCTGCGCGTTGAAGTAACCGCTGGTGGTCCCGTCTGGAAACAGCTGCCGGTTCGACAGCAGGTTCAGGACATACACATTCAAAAATTGCCGCGCGCCCGCGGTCAGGGTAAAGGGGGCCATCTGACGCAGCACGCGCCCCAGGGCCGGGTGCGGCTTCAGGCTGGGGGTGGGCAGGAGCCCAAAGCGGTGCAGCGCCGGGAGTTGCACGACCAGCTGCGCCACGCCGCCCAGCAGCCAGCCGAAGCCCAGCCAGGTCGCCGTATCGGGCAGCAGCACCAGCGCGGCGATGCTGGCGAGGTTAAAGGCAATAGGGGCAAAACTGCTTTCCCGGAAATGCTCGTCGGCATTCAGCAGACCCATCGCCACGGCCGAGAGGCTGATCAGCATCAGAAATGGCATGACCAGGCGCGTCATGTAGACGGCCAGGTCGCGGTCCACATTGGGCGTGGCCGAGAGCAGCAGGTCCACGACCAGCGGCGCGGCCACGATGCCCACGGCCATCAGCAGCAGGTTCACGGCCAGCATCACGCCGCTGAAGGTCTGGGCCAGCTGGCGCCGCCCGGCCTCGTCCAGCGATTTATAGACCGGAATAAACGAATTGACCAGCGCGCCCTCGGCTAGTAGCTCGCGCAGGAGGTTGGGCACGGTGACCGCCACGTTAAAGGCGTCGGTCAGCCCCGTGCCGAACAGGTTGATGATCATCTGGCGCAGGATGCCGCTCAGACGCGAGCCCAGCGTGCCCAGCATGATGATGATGGTGTTGGCCTGAAGGCTGCGCCGGGGCGGTCCCGGCGGCGGCGAGGCGGGCGGTCCAGCGTCCTCGAAGGTCAGGTTAATTTCGGGTGGGGCCGGCGGTGGGCCGGAGGGCGGAAGACTCACCGGGCCACTGTAGTGCGTCCGACGATTTCCAGGCGGCGTGGAGTGGGACAGGGCGCCCCAGCGCTCAGGGAACCTGCGCCGCGTCCTCTCGGGCTTCGCCCTGCGGCCCGATCTGCACTTTCGGGGCGCCGAAGGTCACGGCCAGGGTCAGCCGCGCCAGATACTCGCGCAGGTGGTCGGGCAGGTCGGTCACCGCGAGAGGGTGGCGGGGAGCAGCCACCAGGCGGTACACCCCAGGCTGACCCTGAACCCAGTCATACACGAACGCGCCGCGCTCCTGAGGGCCCGTCAGGTGGTCGTCAAAACCGCCTGCCAGGGCGTTGGGTTCTTCAGCTGCGAGTCGGGTGTCAATCCAGACATGGACCGCTTCAAGCAGTTCCTCGGAGCGCAGGGCGGCTTCGGGCACCGTGTCGTCACCAGCCGCCAGAAACTGCGCCACCTGGCCGGTGCGGTCAGCGGCAAACCAGTCGAATTCCACCCCCGCAATTTCCTCTCGGGTCAGCGGGGTGTGCGTGGAGCCTTCGGTCATCACGAGCGGGGGTTGAGCAGGTTCTGCACGGTGCTGGGGGCGGCCGGGAAGGCCACGCGCACATGAACAGTGGTGCCGGGCACCGTGGCCGGGTCTACATTAATCCAGTGGCTGGCCAGGACCGGCGGCGTGGGCTGGGGGTCAATGGCCCGCACCAGCACGCGCCCGGCGGCTGGCACCAGAGCACACCAGCCTTCCTGGGAGGCGCCGAAGGCCCGGATAGGCAGCACGCTTTGCAGCGTCAGGTCGTCAGGGGTGGCCCAGTATTCGATGAGCAGGCTGGCCTGGCTGCGCCCCAGGTCCTCGGGGACCACGTCCAGCTGCACCTCGACGGCGTCGGGTTTGCCGGGGACCAGATTCATCCAGCCGGGGACCACCAGACGCCCGCTGCGGGTGCTTTTAAACTGCTGGGCGCTGGGTTGCTGGCCTGTGGGTTGGGTCATGTCCCCAGAGTAGCGCCTGGGCCTAGCGGCCCTGCACCGTGCGAATCAGGGCGCGCACCCCCAAGAAGCCCACCGCGAAAAACAGCAGCGGCACCAGATTCACGTTCAGTTCGGCGTCCTTTTCAGGTTCCAGGGTGTTCTGGCGGCGGTACTTGATCATAGGTCGCAGCGTAAGGCACGTGGGCTCAGGCTGGCGCTGGTTTCGCCTTCACGCAGGCTTTGGACTCGGCCCGGCTGCCAGGGTGTCCAGCGCGCGGGGCCTTTCGTGGTCCCGGTTGTTGCGCGCCGCCGCCGAGAGGGGTAGAACGGCGCCCGTGACCCCTGACGCCCACCTGCCCCAGAACCCGCCGGCACAGACCATGCGCGCCCTGAGCAAAGCCCACGCCGAAGAAGGCATCTGGATGACCCAGGCCCCTGTGCCTGCGCCGGGGCCAAACGACCTGCTCATTCGCGTCAAGAAAGGCAGCATCTGCGGCACCGACGTGCATATCTACAAGTGGGACGAATGGGCGCAGAAGACCATTCCGGTGCCCATGATCGTGGGCCACGAATACGTGGGTGTGGTGGCCGGTATCGGCAGCGAGGTGCGCGGCTTTCAGATAGGTGACCGCGTCAGCGGCGAGGGCCACGTTACTTGCGGGCACTGCCGCAACTGCCGCGCCGGGCGCCGCCACCTGTGCCGCAATACGCTGGGGGTGGGCGTGAACCGCCCCGGCTCCTTCGCTGAATATCTGGTGCTGCCGGCCTTTAACGCTTTCAAGCTGCCCGACGATATCCCAGACGAAATCGCCGCCATCTTCGACCCGTTTGGCAACGCGGTGCATACCGCCCTGAGCTTTGACCTTGTAGGGGAAGACGTGCTGATTACCGGCGCCGGCCCCATCGGCGTGATGGCGGCGGCCGTGGCCAAACACGTGGGCGCGCGCAACGTGGTCATTACTGACCTGAACGAGTACCGTCTGGACTTGGCCCGCCGCATGGGTGTGACGCGCGCTGTGAATGTGGGGCAGGAAGACCTAAAAGCCGTGATGACCGACCTGGGCATGACAGAAGGCTTTGACGTGGGCCTAGAAATGAGCGGCTCTGGCCCGGCCTTTGCGCAGATGGTGCAGGTGATGAACAACGGCGGCAAGATTGCGCTGCTGGGGATTCCCTCCGGCCGGGTGGACATTGACTGGAACGCGGTGATCTTCAAGATGCTGACCATCAAGGGCATCTACGGCCGCGAGATGTTTGAAACCTGGTACAAGATGGCCGCCCTGATCCAGTCGGGCCTGGACCTGTCGCCGGTGATTACCCACCACTACGGCATCGGCCAGTACCAGGAGGGCTTTGACGCCATGCTGAGTGGCCAGAGCGGCAAAGTGATTCTGAACTGGGAGGAGTAAAGGAGAAGGGGAGTGGGGGCAGTACGGGGAAAAAAGAAAAGTGGGTTGGTCGTTACACCCCAGCCCATTGCTCCCCAGCTTGACATCCCTCCCACGAGCCGGAAGGTCGAAAAGGCCCGCCTGTCTTTCAAAAGTCGAACCTCTCGCCCGCACCAAGACTCCTTGCCCCTCTACCGCCCAGGTCCAGGCAAGGCCATTGTGCGCGCAGCGCGCAGGCCCTTGTGCTGGGCGGCAGGATGGCGTCGAGGCCGGACACGTTACCGAAATGTGCGGCCTCGACAACGCCAGTAAAAACTCTTGCCCAGTGCCAACGTTGCTCCCCCTGCCCCTTTGGGGAGGGGGCTGGGGGGTGGGGCGAATCAGTAACTTCAACTTCCCCACAAAGCTCTCCCGCCTCTCTGCGCCATCTGGCCGATGCGCACTTCTGATGCCAGCCCCGAGACTTCACCCATGAGCAAGCAGACGCCCCGTCAGTGGTGGCCCCAGGTAACGGGCCGCCCCTTGTCTGACGCCTGAACACTGTTCATCCCGTCAGTCCGCGCCCCGATCTACACCGGGGCGCGGCTTTTTTGTCGTTTCTTTCCCTTCAAGGAGGCCATCCATGACTCTTACACCCCGTCCTCGCGTATTGACTGGCGACCGCCCAACAGGCCGCCTCCACCTGGGCCACCTGGCCGGTTCCCTCAGGACCCGCGTGGCCCTGCAAGACACCCATGAGCTGTTCGTGCTGGTGGCCGATGTTCAGGCGTTGACCGACCATTTTGACCGCCCCGAGGTGGTGCGCGCCCACATTCCAGAAGTGATGTTGGATTACCTGGCCGCCGGCCTGGACCCCAGCCGGGTGACGTTTGTCTTGCAGTCGGCGGTGCCGGAACTGGCCGAGCTGACGCTGTACCTGCTGAATCTCGTCACGGTCTCCAAACTGCGGCAAAACCCTACGGTCAAGACCGAAATTGGTCAGAAGGGTTTTGGCGACGCCGTGCCCGCTGGCTTTTTCATCTACCCGGCGGCCCAGGTGGCCGATATCGTGGCGTTTGGCGCGCAGGTGGTGCCGGTCGGTGAGGACCAGCAGCCCATGCTGGAGTTGAGCCGCGAGGTGGTGCGGCGCTTCAATGGTCTCTACGGCAACACCCTGACCGAACCGCAGGCGCTGCTGTCGGCGGTGCCGCGCCTGCCGAGTCTGGACGGTCAGACCAAAATGGGCAAGTCGCTGGGCAACGCCGCCTACCTCTCCGATTCACCCGATGAACTGAGGCGCAAGGTGATGGGCATGTACACCGACCCCGGCCACCTGCGCGCCAGCGACCCAGGGCAGGTGGAGGGAAATCCAGTCTTCACCTACCTGGATGCCTTTGACCCGGACACGGCGAGGGTGGACGCTCTCAAAGCCCATTACCAGGCTGGCGGCCTGGGCGACGTGACGGTCAAGCGGCATCTGCTGGATGTGCTGGAAGAACTGTTGATTCCCATGCGGGCGCGCCGAGCTCACTATAAGGCTGACCCGGCTGGCGTCATGGCGCTGCTGCGTGACGGAACAGACCGGGGCCGTGTCGTTGTCGCCCAGACCCTGACCGACGTCCGGGCCGCACTCAACCTCGTTAGACTGTGACGGCCCTAGGAAGTGCCATGCTTCCTCGCAGGCTGAGGCTGGAGGACAGGCCTTCACTCTGGCAACCACCGCGCTTCATCGTCATCCCTGACAGGTGCGCTCTCGTTCCGCTGAGAGAGCATAAGGAGCCGGTCAGCGGTCAAGTCTCCACCAGGGCCTACCCACGCAAGAGGTGGGCAAACCCGGTGTCGTCCAGCGGCGGCAGCGCGTCCAGTGAGGTCAAGCCGAAGTCCAGTAAAAAGCGCTCTGTGGTGCCGTACAGCAGCGGTTGGCCCACACTGTCAGCGCGGCCCACCACCTTGACCAGTTCCCGCTCCTGCAGGGTCATGACCGTGCTGGCACTGCCTCCGCGCATGGCCTCTATCTCGGCGCGGGTCACGGGCTGACGGTAGGCAATAACGGCCAGGACCTCCAGCGCCGCGCTGCTCAAGGTCGGAAGAGGTGGAGGCGCCAGCAGCGGCGCCAGGTGTGGAGTCAGGGCCGGCGGCACCACCAGCCGGTAGCCTCC includes:
- the tdh gene encoding L-threonine 3-dehydrogenase is translated as MRALSKAHAEEGIWMTQAPVPAPGPNDLLIRVKKGSICGTDVHIYKWDEWAQKTIPVPMIVGHEYVGVVAGIGSEVRGFQIGDRVSGEGHVTCGHCRNCRAGRRHLCRNTLGVGVNRPGSFAEYLVLPAFNAFKLPDDIPDEIAAIFDPFGNAVHTALSFDLVGEDVLITGAGPIGVMAAAVAKHVGARNVVITDLNEYRLDLARRMGVTRAVNVGQEDLKAVMTDLGMTEGFDVGLEMSGSGPAFAQMVQVMNNGGKIALLGIPSGRVDIDWNAVIFKMLTIKGIYGREMFETWYKMAALIQSGLDLSPVITHHYGIGQYQEGFDAMLSGQSGKVILNWEE
- the scpB gene encoding SMC-Scp complex subunit ScpB, coding for MTNAAPPFRSLIGAALLAAGRPISAAELAGVLGVTEDRTRREVEAFALQVEEAGLGFLVEAVAGGYRLVVPPALTPHLAPLLAPPPLPTLSSAALEVLAVIAYRQPVTRAEIEAMRGGSASTVMTLQERELVKVVGRADSVGQPLLYGTTERFLLDFGLTSLDALPPLDDTGFAHLLRG
- the trpS gene encoding tryptophan--tRNA ligase is translated as MTLTPRPRVLTGDRPTGRLHLGHLAGSLRTRVALQDTHELFVLVADVQALTDHFDRPEVVRAHIPEVMLDYLAAGLDPSRVTFVLQSAVPELAELTLYLLNLVTVSKLRQNPTVKTEIGQKGFGDAVPAGFFIYPAAQVADIVAFGAQVVPVGEDQQPMLELSREVVRRFNGLYGNTLTEPQALLSAVPRLPSLDGQTKMGKSLGNAAYLSDSPDELRRKVMGMYTDPGHLRASDPGQVEGNPVFTYLDAFDPDTARVDALKAHYQAGGLGDVTVKRHLLDVLEELLIPMRARRAHYKADPAGVMALLRDGTDRGRVVVAQTLTDVRAALNLVRL
- the murJ gene encoding murein biosynthesis integral membrane protein MurJ — protein: MSLPPSGPPPAPPEINLTFEDAGPPASPPPGPPRRSLQANTIIIMLGTLGSRLSGILRQMIINLFGTGLTDAFNVAVTVPNLLRELLAEGALVNSFIPVYKSLDEAGRRQLAQTFSGVMLAVNLLLMAVGIVAAPLVVDLLLSATPNVDRDLAVYMTRLVMPFLMLISLSAVAMGLLNADEHFRESSFAPIAFNLASIAALVLLPDTATWLGFGWLLGGVAQLVVQLPALHRFGLLPTPSLKPHPALGRVLRQMAPFTLTAGARQFLNVYVLNLLSNRQLFPDGTTSGYFNAQALFTMVNGLFIVSPVLAVFPRFSEAAAKGDWTLFKQLTAQTIRTTTFLAAPMSALMVVLAPYAISVINLEVPRLPEELDKFAAGSGILTGWALALVPWALVTVLLRTFYARERTREAVTVSAIGFVLEVGLYRLLVPALGLMGFGLATTLSGVLMAGALTVLYRRAVGFPGREIAGHLARVVPLATAAGGLAWLVARVLPDPGFIVQGILGLVVAGGVGLGAYLAGALVLKLPEVAAVTRRLRR
- a CDS encoding YdcF family protein — its product is MRSRGAVLSTLPLTVAALLVAGFLLTPGLRAPSAAVPYPTLVVLGAAQYAGHPSPAFQRRLDHALKLYRAGGVRAVVVTGGRRPGDPYTEGGVGTAYLNEHGVPGRALIAETRSRTTIENLRNARTSLPPRTPVTLVTDEAHAPRALALARALGLEANVSASPLSTQVSRVYLLREKLALMGYALLGI
- a CDS encoding uracil-DNA glycosylase encodes the protein MTQPTGQQPSAQQFKSTRSGRLVVPGWMNLVPGKPDAVEVQLDVVPEDLGRSQASLLIEYWATPDDLTLQSVLPIRAFGASQEGWCALVPAAGRVLVRAIDPQPTPPVLASHWINVDPATVPGTTVHVRVAFPAAPSTVQNLLNPRS